In the Treponema maltophilum ATCC 51939 genome, GGACCGCTTTCGCGCACCGCCTGAATGGGAGCGGCCGGAGCGGGCGCTTTGGGTAAATAAAATTCGGGCTTTTTTAAAGCGGTACTTGCCGCTTGAGCTAAACCGGAACCCGCAGGCGCTCCGACGGGAGAACCCGCACGCCGTTCTTCGGCGGTGCCCGTAAAAAAGAACGGAATCTTTTTGCCCTTTTTGCGCGCGTAAGAGCCGCCGTAGCTGCGCACCATTTCGACAAGGCGCTCGGCAACCTTCGGCAATTCTTCGGACCCGACGTTCGACGGCTTCAGCAAAAAGTCGCTCGCACCCAATTCAAGGCATTCAATCGTAACGGCCGCCCCGCGGTGCGCAATGCTGGAAAGAATAATTACGGGAATATCGATTCCCGCCTTTTTGCGCTCGCGCATAAATTCAAGACCGGTCATCACCGGCATTTCAAGATCCAACACAATAATGTCGGGATTGGAGGCGGGAATTTTTTCCAAAGCCATTTGTCCGTTCATCGCTTTTGCGCAAACGGTTACGCCGGAAGCCGATTCGAGCATTCTCGACACAAGGTTCCGCATAAGCGCGGAATCGTCTACAATTAAAACGTCAATATTATCCATAAAAATTTACCTGCAGTATTTAAGTATTTTTTTGGTACAAACATGCCCAATCGGTTTTTAGAAATTCGAATTTCGTATCCATACCGAATAAAGATTCCGAGTGCCCGATAAACAAAAAGGATTTGGGCGCCATGGAATCCCAAAAGCGGTTGATAACCGTCAGCTGAGCCGCTTCATCAAAATAGATAAGCACGTTT is a window encoding:
- a CDS encoding protein-glutamate methylesterase/protein-glutamine glutaminase, translating into MDNIDVLIVDDSALMRNLVSRMLESASGVTVCAKAMNGQMALEKIPASNPDIIVLDLEMPVMTGLEFMRERKKAGIDIPVIILSSIAHRGAAVTIECLELGASDFLLKPSNVGSEELPKVAERLVEMVRSYGGSYARKKGKKIPFFFTGTAEERRAGSPVGAPAGSGLAQAASTALKKPEFYLPKAPAPAAPIQAVRESGPIEIIAFGISTGGPNALREVFAGLSPDIRQPIVVVQHMPAGFTAEFAASLNNICPLEVKEAAEGDVLKEGRILIAPGGYHITVEKRRLASVIHTNQDPQRNGHRPSVDVLFESIVKEYQANALGIIMTGMGKDGAVELAELRRAGSRTLGQDAESCVVYGMPRAAFELGAVQKQVPLSKMAAEVNELALKYAP